A DNA window from Robbsia sp. KACC 23696 contains the following coding sequences:
- a CDS encoding dicarboxylate/amino acid:cation symporter, with protein sequence MKQPFYKVLYIQVLVAIVIGILLGHFYPALAIDMKPLGDGFIKLIKMIIGPVIFCTVVTGIAGMRDMKKVGRVGGKALLYFEVVSTFALVLGLAATHILRPGVGFNVDPKTLDGAAVASFAKAAHGQSATDFILHIIPDTLVSAFSQGEVLQILLIAILFGSALAAAGEKGHAVTELIEKFSAVFFGIVRIITKVAPIGAFGAMAFTIGKYGVASLIPMLKLMGTFYLTSILFVLIVLGAIARAAGFSVVRFVAYIKEEMLIVLGTSSSEAALPQLMQKLERLGCSRSVVGLVVPTGYSFNLDGTNIYMTMAVLFIAQATNTDLSWGQQLTLLAVTMLTSKGASGVTGAGFVTLAATLAVVPTIPLSGMVLILGIDRFMSECRALTNIVGNGVATIVVSSWEKELDREKLNRELKHETATQRA encoded by the coding sequence GTGAAACAACCGTTCTATAAAGTTCTCTACATTCAGGTGCTGGTCGCGATCGTGATCGGCATCCTCCTCGGCCATTTCTATCCGGCACTGGCGATCGACATGAAGCCGCTCGGCGATGGCTTCATCAAACTGATCAAGATGATCATCGGACCGGTGATCTTCTGTACCGTGGTGACCGGTATCGCCGGCATGCGCGACATGAAGAAGGTCGGCCGCGTCGGCGGCAAGGCGCTGCTGTACTTCGAAGTCGTGTCGACATTCGCGCTGGTGCTCGGCTTGGCGGCAACGCATATCCTGCGCCCGGGCGTCGGCTTCAACGTCGATCCGAAGACCTTGGACGGCGCCGCTGTCGCGTCGTTCGCGAAGGCCGCGCATGGTCAGAGCGCGACGGACTTCATCCTGCATATCATTCCGGATACGCTGGTCTCGGCGTTTTCGCAGGGTGAAGTGCTGCAGATCCTGTTGATCGCCATCCTGTTCGGTAGCGCTTTGGCCGCCGCCGGCGAGAAAGGCCATGCAGTGACGGAACTGATCGAGAAGTTCTCGGCGGTCTTCTTCGGCATCGTGCGCATCATCACGAAGGTCGCCCCGATTGGTGCATTCGGTGCGATGGCCTTCACGATCGGAAAGTACGGCGTGGCGTCGCTGATCCCGATGTTGAAGCTGATGGGCACGTTCTACCTGACGTCGATCCTGTTCGTGCTGATCGTCCTCGGCGCCATCGCACGCGCCGCCGGCTTCAGCGTGGTACGCTTCGTTGCGTATATCAAGGAAGAGATGCTGATCGTGCTGGGTACGAGCTCGTCGGAAGCCGCCTTGCCGCAACTGATGCAGAAGCTCGAACGCCTGGGCTGCTCGCGCTCGGTGGTCGGTCTCGTCGTGCCTACCGGCTATTCGTTCAACCTGGACGGCACCAACATCTACATGACGATGGCCGTGCTGTTCATCGCCCAAGCGACGAATACCGATTTGAGCTGGGGGCAGCAACTGACGCTGTTGGCCGTAACGATGTTGACGTCGAAGGGCGCCAGCGGCGTGACCGGCGCAGGCTTCGTGACCTTGGCCGCCACGCTGGCCGTAGTGCCGACGATCCCGCTGTCGGGCATGGTCCTGATCCTGGGTATCGACCGCTTTATGAGTGAATGCCGCGCGCTGACGAATATTGTCGGCAACGGTGTGGCAACGATCGTCGTGTCGTCATGGGAAAAGGAACTGGACCGCGAGAAGTTGAATCGCGAACTGAAGCACGAGACGGCGACGCAACGCGCCTGA